TATGACGCCCATGGGGTTTTTTCGGGAGATCGAGGAGGCGCCATCGAAGCTGGTGAAGATGATGAAACTGTCGTCATCCATGCCAAAGGTGCTGCGTGGCACTTTCCGGATCTCGGGAACCAGAACGGGCAACGGAACCTTCGTGACTGGTTTGTCGGTGGCTGATCGGAAGGCCCTAGCTGAGTGTTCGGAATGGCACCACACTTCATCGATCAGGTCGAAGGCTATTTTTGCGGGTTCCGGAAACTTCTCCAGCTCCCACTGCCAGTACCCTATCTTGTGACGCGCGCTGAAAGCACGAGGCCCCACCTTGTTGAGAAGCGTCAGAGTGTCGAATGCGGGCATGACATAGACCATGACGTCGCTATTGAAATCAGCGACTTCTGCTTCGTCAGCCTGTTCGTTGATTGCTTGCCGAGCGATGATCTGCCATGGCGCCTTGATGATATTCGGTTCGATACCGGCGGTCTGCAGTGAATTGCGCAGCAGCCGGATGTCTTCTCCGAGGCCGAATTCGCCTCGGGGATAGCCTATGAGGGAAATATTATTGGCCGATGACTTGTTTAACGCCCCTGAAGATTGCCTTTCCTCACCTGCAAGAGAGGAGGGCATGATTAAATCCAATGGGCTGGCGTCCGCCCAACTCATTTTTGCGGACAGAAGTGCATTTTCCGGCGGGACGACTGGATACTCGGTCAGCCCATGGGATTGCCACCAGTCCCAGAAGTTGGCGCGGCCACTCGCGGTATCGAGGTCGAATGCTGCCCGAAGGTCTGGTCGATTACGATGGATAAGCGCCATCAGGGGTGTTGGCTGTTCCGAACTGTGGTCCATCCGGCTGAAGTGGATCGCATCGAAAACCTCCGCGATCGCGATATCTCCGACCGGAGAGCTTTCATGGAATGCTGCCTGTTGAAGCTGCAGAAGATTCCGGTAACGGATGCGGTCCAGACCGTCGGCAGTGGATCCGAGCGTAGCGAGAAGAGCGAGCGCTTCCTTTCGGTTGAGCCAGTCATACTGCCCGATATATTCCGTTAGCCCATGGGATTGCCACCAGTCCCAGAAGTCGGCACGGCCACTCGCGGTATCGAGGTCGAATGCTGCCTGCAGGTCCGGCCGGTTGCGGTGGATCAAACATTGAAGTGGAGACAGGAAGATATTGCCAGTGCGCAATGGTTTGAGGTGAAGCGCATCAAATAATGTGATTGCTTTGTCAACTCTGGAGGAAAGCAGAGTTTTCAGCCCGGCAATGGACAGATAGCGTACCTTGTCGGCGAAGCTATTTTCTTTCGCGCTCTCTGTCGAGGTGCCTTCCAGCAACGCATAAATCTGCCTGCATTCAAAATTGGGTATGTTCCCGAAATATTCCCTGCTGCCTTGATGTATCCACCAATGCCATATTGCAGCTGCCCCTTCTGGTTCCTCAATGTCATATTGAAGTCGAAGGTCAACCCGGTGACGGTAAACCAATTTGAGCAGCGGTGGAAGAAAGTTCTGGGATGTTCTCCAATCGTTTATTCGAGAAAAATACAAGTTTTCAATAAAAGTAGGATCAATAACTTCGGACAAGCCATCGAAGGTGTGGCGTCCGCGAAGAAACCACCAGTGAACCAGTCCATCCAGAGACGTATCGGTATCAAGATTATGCTCAAGCTGAAATATTGGCCCACAAGAAATCCATGCTGAAATAACGCCAACCGGGACATGGTATCCATAGGATAATTCTCGAAAACTTCTGCAAAATATATCTGAAATATATTCTTCAGATATACTTGATAGAGTTTGTTTTTGCGCAGATGTCATGAGATTCTCGAGAGTTCCAATTTATTTTTACTTGATTTTGCCAATTCAGGAAAGTTATGAGGATGGCAAAAGGATCCGCATAAAATTGCGTGCGGGTAGCGATAGATCTACTCCACGATGCATAAGAGACGGAATGCCCAGATGGTGCCCAAGAAGTCTATTGATACTATTTCGCAGAACGGTCGTTCACTGGCCTAATTGCTGGTCTCAATAACTGGTGAGTTTTCGGGACTTTTGCCTGGTCATCGCCCAGTCGTCAAAGTCTACGATACGATCGAACAATGGGTCCTCCTTCCATTTTGTATCCATGACCAACGAGTGAAGAGGCGCCAGCAAGGAAGCCGCATCAAAAGGCAATTTTATGGCTGCTGCGGCGCTGTAAAAATCTTGAGCGAATTTTTCCGCTCCTGCGATAACGGAGCGTGTTGCTTCTATCAGCGGGCTGTCGGAAGCTCGACGGGCGTCACCTCGGGCTTCAATCGCGCCCTTGTTGCCTACACTCAACGAGATAATGGAATGATGAGGCGCCGAAAACAGAAACTCCACAACGACGCGATTGTCGTAAATGGTCTTAATTTCGTGCGCCGATAGGTGTGGTTCCATAAATATCGCCTTCATGGAGTGCTGCTTTCGTCTGGCAACGCACGCCTCACTATTCGTAAGTGCGAGATAGTAGCCTTTCACATCGAGAGGTATGCACTCGGCAGTAGCTGTTTCGAATGCCGTTTGTGTTGTGCCATTCCAGCCCACGTCGACAAGCGCGACTCGCTGCCCGGGACGAATGCCGATTTCGTTGAGCGCGCAGAAAAGTCCCCTTGCATTATTGCGACACGTTTTCAGAATGTGAGAACGCAAAGCGAGAAGGAGGTCGCGGATTATGGGAAGGGTTTGCGGGGAAACCGTGCTGCCTTCGCCGAGACCGACATCTTCAAACAGCTTCTGCTCCGGCAAGGGGACATTGATCCGGGTCAGCAGTTCCGTAGGAGACAATCCTGACGATCCGGATGTTAGAAAGGAGAGATAATCCGTGAAATTATGCTCGTTCATGGAGGCCAAGGTGAAAACCGTCCGGGAGCCCTTGAAGTATGTGAACGGCACATCAATAGGATCGGGATCAAATCGTGCTATGCGATCGATAAGGTAGCCATCCCTTGCCATGAGAAGCACATGTTCCACCCCATCACTGACGGCTTCTTTCTTGATCCATTCGTAATAGGCAAGTGCAGCAGGTCCGGCATAGTGGTAGCCAAGGGCTTCATAACTGTCGGCATGAAACTCCGGGCCATGTCTTTTAGATATCCCACGTGCGATAGAGTATTCCGGCGACATTATTGTTGAAACGACATGCGGAATGCAGCTGTTTTGATAGAAAAAAGTCTGCAATCCTTTCGCAGATGCTCGCTCGATGTCGGAAACAGGATTGTCACCGATATGCAAAACTTGACTTGTTGATAAGCCGAATCTTGATGCAACGAGTTCGAAAAGCTCTCCCGAATCCCGCTTGGTGCAATTCATTTCTGACGAAACGAATACATCCACCGTGGGAAGATCGAATGCCTTCAGTGCTTCCTTGAAATAACTTTCCGGCAGATACATGTCGGAAGTTATGACCACCTTCTTCCCTGATGCGACCAACTCACGAAAAATGGGAATGAGTTCTTCGTTCGGAAGAGCGACTTGCAGTTCGATGTCGTATTCGATCTGCATTATCGTTTCGGAGCTAAAGCTTGGGATGTCTAGTTTGTCGTATATTCCGCGCATCGTGATTTCTTTGCGCCCGTCCTGATGCATCTGCTGAAACGCATCAGTTTGTGCTTGGCGCCGGATCTGTTTGAATTGACCAATCCCAACGCGTTTTCCAACAAGATCAAAGACATCTTCTGGATCGATAACCGTACGGACAAACAAGGTATCAAAGAAATCAAAAGATATCAGGTTCGATTCGTGAGCGCGCCTTAGGAGGTCTTCAGCATAACTAATGCCAACGCTATGTTTTGAATTTACAGGAGTTTGCTTCATTTGGCGTATTCGAAGTGAAGGCTATTTGGGTCTAGGTTGATGTTATAGAATGGATCCGCTTGAAAATACCTCGGATGCTTTATGTAGAGGGACGCTTTGTCCCTCATAAGGCGTTGCAATTTTTCTGAATCAGCCCGATCCAATCCCCGGCTTACAGATTCGTGATGATAGAGACACGCCCTCTGACACATGACGTTAAAAAAGCCGGCATCATATAGTCTGAAGCACAAATCAACGTCATTATAAGCAATGGGTAATGTTTCGTCGAACGCTCCAACGAGTTCAAATTTCTCTTTTTTCACCATCAGGCATGCACCGGTAACAGCAAGCCAGTTATACTCCAGCAGATTACGTACGAAATAGCCGGGTAAGTTTGCCGCTATACCCCAGAAGGCGTGTGTCGGGCCGCTGCTTAAATTTATAACACCAGCATGTTGAACGTGGCCAGTTTCTGGATACAGCAGCTTTGCGCCAATCGCTCCAGCGTGTGGTAGCTGGGCATAGCCAATCATGCGCTCAAGGAAGTCATGCGTGATGACTTCGGTGTCATCATTCAAGAAAAGAAGAATATCGCCGTTTGCATCACGTGCCCCAATATTGCATAGAGAGGAGAAATTAAACGGAATATCGCTCCGAACGATTTTCGCTAAGTTTTCGCTGCGGAGCAATTCAAAATACTGAATTGTTTCCTCTTTTATTGAGCCATTATCGACGATTATAATTTCTTTAAATTGGTAAGTCGAATTTTCAATGAGAGAGCTCAGGCATCGCTTCAGCACCGCAGCATTATCACGTGTCGGAATGATAATTGATACGAGGGGTCGGCCTACTACGTGGTAGTTAACGGAAAAATACCCTGGCAACTCTTTCAGCGGTTCAACCGTACCCGACAGTCCGCGTCGACGAAGGGCATCTTCCCGCACGCGGCGACTTGCATCTAAGACATATGGCTTCTCTGTCAGGGCGCCGGCTACAGATCCGGGGATGATGCGCCAATGATACAGGACTTTCGGGATGTGACAGATTTTTTGGGTCTTCTCCGTCAAGCGCAGAATCAGATCCCAATCCTGACAACCGTCATACTCGCTGCGAAGACCACCGAGCTCGATCAGTAGGTTGCGCCTGATACAAGATACATGGCACACATACATGGTGCTCATCATGGTATCTGGAGACCAGTCCGGCTTGAAGTGCGGCATGCTGAAACGCCCTTCAAGATCAATCTTGTCTTCGTCACTATATATGTAATCGGGATCGTTGTCGTTAACACATAGGGCAAGCTCGAATAGGCAATCGAGCGTTAGTTCGTCGTCATGATCAAGAAGGACGACGTAGTCGCCCGAAGCTAGTTCGATGCCGGTGTTCGTCGCTCCTGCGATGCCCTGGTTTTTGGCGGACCATTCGATTTTGAGGCGGGGATCTGTCAGTCGATTGAGCAAGCTTTTCGATTGCGGGTCTGGACTGGCATCGTCAACGATGATCAGTTCCCAATGCGGGTACCACTGATCCATGACGGAATCGAGCAGCTTCTGCATCAGTGCTTCCGGCGTGTTGTAAGACGGAACGATAATGGAGAATATCGGTTTCTTGGTGAGGTTGTGTAGCCGTGCTTCCAAGTCGTCCGGTCTTCTCGGCGGAATGTAGACGTAGTCGCTTCCGCCTTTCGTTATCTGATAACGACCCTCATTGAGAGCGACTTTCGGGAGACCTTCCGCTAACGCCCCCGCGGATGGCACCGAAGGGGTATTGTCAGGCCGATCAAAGGGGAGTTCTCGTTTTTTCAATGCGCTGGAAAGACGCTTCAAACCCTTCCTGATTTCTCCCGTTTTTCTAGTTTCGTTCCACTCTCTTGCCAGATGTCCGAGAAATATCGAAGTCGTTGACATGCGGCGCAGATACATATCGCCTATGGCAACCGTACCCGACTGGCAACTCGGATCGAAGCGAAGTGCTTTGGCTCCATTCTTCAGAGTGAATTGCGTCGTAACCCTCTCTCCTTCCATCTGAAAGTTGAGAAGAATGGCTTCATCTTCATTATAGCCTTTACCGCTATCTACATACAGGGTCGGTTGTATGAGTTGGTCCGCACCGTTTGGGAGGTCTATGATCATTTCATATAACCCGTCGGATAGAGCTTTACCCGGCCATCCCATAATAAAATAGGGATCGCCTCCAGTCATCTGGAAGAGAGAGACCCCTTTTTTCGATTCCAGCAAACGTAATTCATTTGTTGCTTGAAGCCTGATTTTCCTGGGAAAGAAAAAGTTGAGCAAGTGCGATCCTTTCACCTCAGCGTTGGAATCGAGAGTTAGGCCAACGCTGCGGTCATTTCCAGAGGGTAATTGAGCGCCAAACAGGGGAGAGGAGCTTCGGCTGCCTGTCGATCGAATTGCCTCGAATTTTCAGAGTACCGTTGATCCCCATATTGACAGCGAAATACGGTTCCTCATGAGAACTCAATGCTCGCTTCAAAGTCGTAAGGTTATCGCTGCAATTTGGTTGTGATCAAGTGTAAAAGTTGTTTCGTTGGGTTCGGTTGGAGATGGTGTGCCTTTATCTGCTCCGCCAGATTTTGGGAAGCACCTCCCTTGATCGCATCCAGAATAGCTGCGTGCAGCATTTCGAAACGGCCGGGAGCTACATAGACAGGTGCGTCGCCAAATATCTCCCGAGACCACGGGTGTTCATTCAGAACCATCGGTCTTCCCGCCAAGGCAGCCTCTATCGCCGAAAAGCCAGGAAAGTCGTCACCCAATTCCAGATAGGCAGAGCAACTCTGCATGGCCGAGCGAAGAATCTCGGAGGCGGGCTGTACGTTGGGCAGGAAGCGTACATTATCTCCCACTGCGGCTTTACACCGCTCATAATATCTCTTGTCGGCGTATCCGCCAATCATCACTAACGGCACTTCCAGGTCTGCTAGCGCTTCTATGGCTTCCAACTGCCGCTTGTGCTCGGCTAATTGGCCGACCCAGAGCACATAGTCCTGCAAGCCATAGGCATTTTGAAACAAGCCTTCTTCTGCAGGCTTGCCAAATGCGGGTGCTATCCCAGGAGGAATGACGACAAGCTTCCCGTCGGCGACATTGAAATTGGCTTCGCAGAGGCTTTTTTCAACCTGGGTTCGCAGCACGATCAGGTCGGCAAGGTCAAGGTGACGCTGAACGATGTTCTTCGATTGATGATGCTGATCGAAGAAGTTGAAGTTCGGAAGCAAAACAATGGGCTTGCCTGCCGACTTTATGTCAGAAAGCAGGCCTTCCCCTGCCCCATGGGTCGAAAAATGAATGACCACGTCATAGGTACTCAGGCGCCTTGAATTTGGCCCATAGATATCGGCGCGCGCACCGCAATCGGAAAGAAACTCCGCCAATTGGTGAAGCTCCGTCTCCCCCCCCGCCGGCGTCAGGAAAGCCTGATGGTATGTCGTCAACAAGATGCGCACCGTCGTACCTCTTTACCAGATTCTAGTCGTGAGACGAAATCAATCGATGAGTGAAGTGCCAGATTGCTCTATTGCAATAGGTAGTCACTCTTGCGAGTCACAAAAACAGTGCTCCCGTTCAGGCCGGACCGCTCTGAGGGTGGAATGTTTGAACTCGCAATTGCTGTCACATCGGCATAGTCGTAAAGGCTATATTCGCTCTGGATCTTTAATATCAGACCTAAGTGTCGATCCAAATCCTCGATTCCAAAACGTCTGACGTGATCGGATTGGCCAAAACGCCTCAGCGCTTCGCCCTCCGAAAGGGGCCCAAGATCTTCCTCGTAGTAGCCTTCCATCAACGGCAGGCAGAAAATATGCAGGCCGTTTGGTTTCAGTGCTCGGGTGAGGTGAAAGAACACGTGCGCAATGTTGCATCGAACATGTTCTAGAACATGAGAGTGGATGATCAAATCGTAACAGTCATAAGGGAGGCGCGGTGCGTCGGCAACAAGATCAAACTTGTCCAGTTCCAAACCGGCATAACTCTCTGGGTCGTAGTCTACGGGCTCATAGCCTTTAACGGCGGTCGTACGGAAAAAATCATAAAGACCCTTTTCCGGAGCGATGTGCAAAATGCGCTCATCTCCCGAAAACTGCCAGACCTTGTCCAGCACCAGTTTGATTGCCCGCGTTCTTTCAAGCGAGCCGCACTTCTGACACAGCACTCCAATGCGGCCGTTCATATCCCTCCAGTGATCGCTGCCACACAGATTGCAAACCGTTTTCAAGTTTTTCTCCTGAACCCTTGCTCGTGGCATTACGACGAAGTTGGTTGTGAGAGCCACATTCCCATCCGGCGGTCTCAATACAATACGATTGAGCGCGCCCACAAGTTTGTATATGCCCTTGCCGTTCGAGAAGCTCAAGCGGTTTTAAGGTGTCAAGGAACTCACCCTTGGATAGCGATTTTGTGAAACTAAATCCCTCGATTGATTGGACCCAATCGCGAGCCGCTATTGGTTCACGTGATCAGGAATTGGTCTCAATCGTGATGTGCGTTCACGGTCAGGCGGCGCTGACTGAAGCGTGTTTGGCCTCGCTTTTTAAGCATGAGGCCGGTGAGCGCTTTGAAGTCGTTATAGTTGATAACGGGAGCGACTCAGAGACGAACTCATGCCTGCGTCGCTGGGCGATGTCTCGCGATGAGGTGAAAGTATTCCGGAGTGAGATAAACCTGAATTTCGCTCTTGGCTCCAATGTTGGC
The window above is part of the Rhizobium sp. ACO-34A genome. Proteins encoded here:
- a CDS encoding glycosyl transferase family 2 translates to MGWPGKALSDGLYEMIIDLPNGADQLIQPTLYVDSGKGYNEDEAILLNFQMEGERVTTQFTLKNGAKALRFDPSCQSGTVAIGDMYLRRMSTTSIFLGHLAREWNETRKTGEIRKGLKRLSSALKKRELPFDRPDNTPSVPSAGALAEGLPKVALNEGRYQITKGGSDYVYIPPRRPDDLEARLHNLTKKPIFSIIVPSYNTPEALMQKLLDSVMDQWYPHWELIIVDDASPDPQSKSLLNRLTDPRLKIEWSAKNQGIAGATNTGIELASGDYVVLLDHDDELTLDCLFELALCVNDNDPDYIYSDEDKIDLEGRFSMPHFKPDWSPDTMMSTMYVCHVSCIRRNLLIELGGLRSEYDGCQDWDLILRLTEKTQKICHIPKVLYHWRIIPGSVAGALTEKPYVLDASRRVREDALRRRGLSGTVEPLKELPGYFSVNYHVVGRPLVSIIIPTRDNAAVLKRCLSSLIENSTYQFKEIIIVDNGSIKEETIQYFELLRSENLAKIVRSDIPFNFSSLCNIGARDANGDILLFLNDDTEVITHDFLERMIGYAQLPHAGAIGAKLLYPETGHVQHAGVINLSSGPTHAFWGIAANLPGYFVRNLLEYNWLAVTGACLMVKKEKFELVGAFDETLPIAYNDVDLCFRLYDAGFFNVMCQRACLYHHESVSRGLDRADSEKLQRLMRDKASLYIKHPRYFQADPFYNINLDPNSLHFEYAK
- a CDS encoding mannosyltransferase encodes the protein MRILLTTYHQAFLTPAGGETELHQLAEFLSDCGARADIYGPNSRRLSTYDVVIHFSTHGAGEGLLSDIKSAGKPIVLLPNFNFFDQHHQSKNIVQRHLDLADLIVLRTQVEKSLCEANFNVADGKLVVIPPGIAPAFGKPAEEGLFQNAYGLQDYVLWVGQLAEHKRQLEAIEALADLEVPLVMIGGYADKRYYERCKAAVGDNVRFLPNVQPASEILRSAMQSCSAYLELGDDFPGFSAIEAALAGRPMVLNEHPWSREIFGDAPVYVAPGRFEMLHAAILDAIKGGASQNLAEQIKAHHLQPNPTKQLLHLITTKLQR